Proteins encoded within one genomic window of Dromaius novaehollandiae isolate bDroNov1 unplaced genomic scaffold, bDroNov1.hap1 HAP1_SCAFFOLD_41, whole genome shotgun sequence:
- the LOC135326961 gene encoding olfactory receptor 14A16-like, which translates to MSNSSSFNEFLLLAFTDTQGLQLLHFSLFLGIYLAALLGNGLIITAIACDHHLHTPMYFFLLNLSLLDLGSISTTVPKSMANSLRNTRAISYSGCAAQVFFFFFLISAEFSLLTVMAYDRYVAICRPLHYGTLMDSRACVKMAAAAWGTGFLYGLLHTANTFSIPLCHGNAVEQFFCEIPQILKLSCADAYLREVGILVVSTCLGFGCFIFIVVSYVQIFSAVLRIPSEQGRHKAFSMCLPHLAVVSLFISTGTFACLKPPSISSPAVDLVVAVLYSVVPPAVNPLIYSLRNKELKEALKKLIQWVQSQHQ; encoded by the coding sequence atgtccaacagcagctccttcaatgagttcctcctcctggcattcacagacacacaggggctgcagctcttgcacttctcgctcttcctgggcatctacctggctgccctcctgggcaacggcctcatcatcacagccatagcctgcgaccaccacctccacacccccatgtacttcttcctcctcaacctctccctcctcgaccttggctccatctccaccactgtccccaagtccatggccaattctctgaggaacaccagggccatttcctactcgggatgtgctgcccaggtctttttctttttcttcttgatttcagctgagttttccctccttacagtcatggcctatgaccgctatgttgccatctgcagacccctgcactacgggaccctcatggacagcagagcttgtgtcaaaatggcagcagctgcctggggcactggttttctctatgGTCTActacacactgctaacacattttcaataccactctgccatggcaatgctgtggagcagtttttctgtgagattccccagatcctcaagctctcctgtgcagacgcctacctcagggaagttgggatTCTTGTGGTTAGtacctgtttaggctttgggtgtttcattttcattgtggtgtcctacgtgcagatcttcagtgctgtgctgaggatcccctctgagcagggccggcacaaagccttttccatgtgcctcccgcacctggccgtggtctccctgttcatcagcactggcacgtttgcctgcctgaagcccccctccatctcctccccagctgtggatctggtggtggctgttctgtactcggtggtgcctccagcagtgaaccccctcatctacagcctgaggaacaaggagctcaaggaggcactgaagaaattgatCCAATGGGTACAAAGTCAGCACCAGTAA